In Populus nigra chromosome 1, ddPopNigr1.1, whole genome shotgun sequence, one genomic interval encodes:
- the LOC133702979 gene encoding zinc finger protein CONSTANS-LIKE 13-like translates to MIMEKCLNSKQKKDSFLFLLCEFCNSKAAILYCRADSAKLCLLCDQQIHASNTLSLKHVRSQICDNCRAEPASIHCSNDNLFLCQDCDWDSHNSSFSVSSLHNRNPVEGFMGCPPVVELASLFGFDFKSDFFVDSDPGPCSFEQEAVNFQDFAVSSDDFSVLSSSGKSRQEVYKQLVEMGKRGMVRVNGDGAELGPDTPPSRCAVQWNLESLELENGDEELLHQQTPFTSLLMLPNHVDASENDCVSDLGFMWDCNYTHQGAQAWNFQLGTSLDCTQPGPQEEGYDVKDPGFMVKNYVDFTEDGALAQQKVLDDGHVTSCCSTTCEDNLSKNSCSNQQLSRYKPPTENCNNTPLIGLPPESMPGEPNAHIQVMEQPSLTWFETLNEVRQKGDAGLFAQNRGNAMLRYREKKKNRRYDKRIRYESRKARADTRKRVRGRFVKAIENY, encoded by the exons atgataatggaGAAGTGTTTAAATTCTAAACAAAAGAAAGACTCTTTCTTGTTTCTACTATGTGAATTTTGCAACTCAAAAGCAGCAATCTTGTATTGTAGAGCTGATTCTGCTAAGCTTTGTTTGCTATGTGACCAGCAAATTCACGCTTCAAATACTCTGTCTCTCAAGCATGTAAGGTCACAGATCTGTGACAATTGCAGAGCTGAACCTGCTTCAATTCATTGCTCAAATGataatctttttctttgtcaagATTGTGATTGGGATTCCCATAACAGCAGTTTTTCTGTATCTTCCCTTCATAATAGAAATCCAGTTGAAGGGTTCATGGGTTGCCCTCCAGTTGTTGAGCTTGCTTCTTTGTTTGGGTTTGAtttcaaatctgatttttttgtgGATTCTGATCCTGGGCCGTGTTCGTTTGAGCAAGAAGCGGttaattttcaagattttgCGGTTTCAAGtgatgatttctctgttttGTCAAGTTCTGGGAAGAGTAGGCAAGAAGTGTATAAGCAGTTAGTAGAGATGGGAAAGAGGGGAATGGTGAGAGTGAATGGAGATGGAGCTGAATTGGGGCCTGACACACCACCGAGTAGATGTGCAGTGCAGTGGAATTTGGAGAGTCTTGAATTGGAGAATGGGGATGAAGAATTGTTGCACCAGCAAACGCCATTTACCTCTTTGCTTATGTTGCCAAATCATGTAGATGCAAGTGAGAATGACTGTGTATCTGATCTAGGTTTCATGTGGGATTGCAATTATACCCATCAAGGAGCTCAG GCATGGAATTTCCAACTTGGAACATCATTAGATTGTACACAACCTGGTCCACAAGAAGAAGGATATGATGTAAAGGATCCTGGTTTCATGGTCAAGAACTATGTCGACTTCACTGAAGATGGTGCCCTCGCTCAACAGAAAGTATTGGATGATGGTCATGTGACGAGCTGCTGCTCTACAACGTGTGAGGATAACTTGTCAAAAAAT AGTTGCTCCAACCAGCAATTGTCAAGGTACAAACCACCAACAGAAAATTGCAACAATACACCACTGATAGGACTGCCTCCAGAATCCATGCCAGGTGAGCCTAACGCACATATCCAGGTCATGGAGCAGCCTTCTCTCACTTGGTTTGAAACTCTAAATGAGGTGAGACAAAAGGGTGATGCGGGACTTTTTGCACAGAACAGAGGCAACGCCATGTTGCGGTAcagggaaaagaagaaaaatcgaAG ATATGATAAACGTATCCGTTATGAATCAAGGAAGGCTAGAGCTGATACGAGAAAGCGAGTGAGAGGGcggttcgtaaaggcaataGAAAATTACTGA